The following coding sequences lie in one Hippopotamus amphibius kiboko isolate mHipAmp2 chromosome 7, mHipAmp2.hap2, whole genome shotgun sequence genomic window:
- the LOC130857004 gene encoding cytochrome b-c1 complex subunit 8-like gives MGRAFGHLMRVQHVITYSLLPFEQRAFPHYFSKGIPNMLRRTRACILRVTPPFVVFYLVYTWGTQEFEKSKRKNPAAYENDK, from the coding sequence ATGGGCCGCGCGTTTGGGCATCTGATGAGGGTGCAGCATGTGATCACCTACAGCTTGTTGCCGTTCGAGCAGCGCGCCTTTCCGCACTACTTCAGCAAGGGCATCCCCAACATGCTGCGCCGCACTCGGGCATGCATCCTTCGTGTCACGCCGCCATTTGTAGTGTTTTATCTTGTCTACACATGGGGAACACAAGAGTTTGAGAAATCCAAGAGGAAGAATCCAGCTGCCTATGAAAACGACAAATGA